The following are encoded in a window of Mustela nigripes isolate SB6536 chromosome 3, MUSNIG.SB6536, whole genome shotgun sequence genomic DNA:
- the FAM110B gene encoding protein FAM110B, with amino-acid sequence MPTETLQTGSMVKPVSPAGTFTSAVPLRILNKGPDYFRRQAEPNPKRLSAVERLEADKAKYVKSQEVINAKQEPVKPAVLAKPPVCPAAKRALGSPTLRVFGSHAKTESGVQRENLKLEILKNIINSSEGSSSGSGHKHSSRNWPPHRPDSTDLHRHSFAESLKVYPTQGRGSPQEGGSHVGRRLLEQSAESFLHVSHSSSDIRKVTSVKPLKAIPCSSSAPPLPPKPKVAAMATVKSPEAEPVEPACGVSRRPSLQRSKSDLSDRYFRVDADVERFFNYCGLDPEELENLGMENFARANSDIISLNFRSASMISSDCEQSQDSNSDLRNDDSANDRVPYGISAIERNARIIKWLYSIKQARESQKVSHV; translated from the coding sequence ATGCCCACGGAGACCCTACAGACAGGTAGCATGGTGAAGCCGGTCAGCCCCGCGGGCACCTTCACCTCGGCGGTCCCCCTGCGCATTCTCAACAAAGGGCCCGACTACTTTCGCAGGCAGGCCGAGCCCAACCCCAAAAGACTCAGCGCCGTGGAAAGGCTGGAAGCGGACAAGGCCAAGTATGTCAAGAGTCAGGAGGTCATCAACGCCAAGCAGGAGCCGGTGAAGCCGGCCGTGCTGGCCAAGCCCCCGGTGTGCCCCGCCGCCAAGCGCGCCCTGGGCAGCCCGACGCTCCGGGTGTTCGGCAGCCACGCCAAGACCGAGAGTGGCGTGCAGAGGGAGAACCTGAAGCTCGAGATCCTGAAAAACATCATCAACAGCTCCGAAGGCTCCAGCTCGGGCTCGGGGCACAAGCACAGCTCCCGGAACTGGCCGCCTCACCGGCCAGACTCCACCGACCTGCACCGGCACTCCTTCGCCGAGTCCCTGAAGGTGTACCCCACGCAGGGCCGCGGCAGCCCGCAGGAGGGCGGCTCCCACGTGGGCAGGAGGCTGCTGGAGCAGTCGGCCGAGTCCTTCCTCCACGTCTCCCACAGCTCCTCGGACATCCGCAAAGTGACCAGTGTGAAGCCCCTAAAAGCGATCCCCTGCAGTAgctccgcccctcccctgcctcccaaaCCCAAGGTCGCCGCCATGGCCACCGTGAAGTCCCCGGAAGCCGAACCGGTGGAACCAGCCTGCGGCGTCAGCCGAAGACCCTCGCTCCAGCGGTCTAAGTCGGACTTGAGTGACAGGTATTTCCGCGTGGACGCGGACGTGGAGAGGTTCTTCAACTACTGCGGACTGGACCCTGAAGAGCTGGAAAACCTTGGAATGGAAAACTTTGCAAGGGCTAATTCCGACATCATATCCCTCAACTTCCGCAGCGCAAGCATGATCAGCTCAGACTGCGAACAGTCTCAGGACAGTAACAGTGACCTTAGAAATGATGACAGTGCCAATGACCGAGTGCCATATGGCATTTCTGCCATCGAAAGAAATGCTAGGATCATCAAGTGGTTATATAGCATCAAACAAGCTAGAGAGTCACAGAAGGTCTCCCACGTGTAA